A region of Vitis vinifera cultivar Pinot Noir 40024 chromosome 15, ASM3070453v1 DNA encodes the following proteins:
- the LOC104881897 gene encoding protein NRT1/ PTR FAMILY 7.3-like, producing the protein MGFCMGVFELQQSGNGEEGLWPAYTKDGLLDRYGKPAVRGRTGGWKSGLFLLVNQGLGTLAFYGVEANMIPFSKTVMRQTNAEAGDTFSRWMGAVYLFSLIAAFLSDSYLGRYLTWVIFQVVLTIVRNGASEPAFATFGADQFDEEDPEEKQSKTSFYSYFYVALSIGCLFSGTVLLYMESMGNFSLGFWISTSCAIVAFVLLLSGTRRYRHFKPSGNPVSRIAQVIVASLRKRNLQVPSHGGGGLHEVYGRKGETSRMRRILHTDDFVFLNQAAIITPEDSVLISDPWHICPITQVEEMLSLFVEQGAAMDRTFLHFQVPPASMTVFDIVSTSIFTVFYDKLFIPLYLKLTKKEPKTLTELQRIGIGLAIAVVAMLASGLVEQQRLKYSDGSKKEMSSLSIFWQTPQYILVGVSGAFVYVAQMEFFTSQTPDGLKSLGIGLSMSSSAFGSYICSIILGLVMKITTRNGKPGWVPPNLNDSHLDRFFFLSAALSMLNLGLFVVCSNRYKCISLEER; encoded by the exons TGAATCAAGGATTAGGTACACTAGCATTTTATGGGGTGGAGGCGAATATGATTCCATTCTCAAAAACTGTAATGAGGCAAACAAATGCAGAGGCAGGAGACACATTTAGCAGGTGGATGGGAGCTGTGTATCTATTCTCCCTAATAGCTGCTTTTCTCAGTGACTCCTACCTTGGAAGATACCTCACTTGGGTCATTTTCCAGGTTGTTTTAACCATTGTGA GAAACGGGGCATCTGAGCCTGCTTTCGCTACATTTGGTGCAGACCAATTTGATGAAGAGGATCCTGAGGAAAAGCAATCTAAGACGTCATTTTATAGCTACTTCTATGTTGCATTGAGCATTGGGTGTCTGTTCTCAGGTACAGTACTGCTCTATATGGAGAGTATGGGAAATTTCTCATTGGGGTTCTGGATTTCTACTAGTTGTGCCATTGTTGCATTTGTTTTGCTCTTGAGTGGAACTAGGAGATATAGGCACTTCAAGCCTTCTGGTAATCCCGTTTCTAGGATTGCTCAAGTAATAGTGGCTTCtctaagaaaaagaaatcttCAAGTACCCTCACATGGGGGAGGAGGGCTCCATGAAGTTTATGGAAGAAAAGGGGAGACCAGTAGAATGAGGAGAATCCTCCACACTGATGACTTCGT GTTTCTTAACCAAGCTGCCATTATCACCCCGGAGGACTCGGTTTTGATATCAGATCCATGGCATATTTGCCCCATCACACAGGTTGAAGAG ATGCTTTCTCTTTTTGTTGAGCAAGGAGCTGCCATGGATAGAACATTCTTACACTTTCAAGTTCCTCCGGCCAGCATGACTGTCTTTGATATTGTGAGCACATCGATCTTCACTGTTTTCTATGACAAGCTATTTATTCCTTTATACCTCAAACTAACCAAAAAAGAGCCAAAAACTCTTACTGAGCTGCAAAGAATAGGAATTGGTTTGGCCATTGCAGTAGTAGCCATGTTAGCCTCAGGCCTAGTTGAGCAACAGAGGCTAAAATATTCGGATGGCAGCAAGAAGGAGATGAGTTCTCTTAGTATTTTCTGGCAGACTCCACAGTACATTCTTGTGGGAGTATCAGGAGCATTTGTGTATGTTGCACAAATGGAATTCTTCACATCACAGACACCGGATGGATTGAAGAGCCTAGGGATAGGACTATCTATGTCTTCTTCTGCCTTTGGAAGTTACATATGCAGCATCATTTTGGGTTTGGTGATGAAGATTACAACGAGGAATGGGAAACCAGGTTGGGTTCCTCCAAATCTAAACGACAGCCATTTGGACaggtttttctttctctcaGCAGCACTGTCAATGCTTAATCTTGGACTCTTTGTTGTCTGCTCTAATCGTTACAAGTGTATATCATTAGAGGAGAGATGA
- the LOC100245397 gene encoding arginase 1, mitochondrial: protein MRNIARKGIHYWQKLNAANVPAELIENGQNRVIDASLTLIRERAKLKGELVRALGGALASSSLLGVPLGHNSSFLQGPAFAPPRIREAIWCGSTNATTEEGKELNDPRVLTDVGDVPVQEIRDCGVDDDRLMKIISESVKLVMEEDPLRPLVLGGDHSISFPVVRAVSEKIGGPVDILHLDAHPDIYHSFEGNKYSHASPFARIMEGGYARRLLQVGLRSITSEGREQGKRFGVEQYEMRTFSRDRHILENLKLGEGVKGVYISLDVDCLDPAFAPGVSHIEPGGLSFRDVLNILHNLQADVVAADVVEFNPQRDTVDGMTAMVAAKLVRELTAKMSKMKN, encoded by the exons ATGAGGAATATTGCAAGGAAGGGAATTCATTACTGGCAGAAACTGAATGCTGCAAATGTCCCAGCTGAGTTGATAGAAAATGGCCAAAATCGTGTTATAGATGCTTCCCTTACTCTTATTCGTGAGAGGGCGAAGCTTAAG GGGGAGCTTGTGCGAGCTTTAGGTGGTGCTTTAGCCTCATCATCTCTTCTTGGAGTTCCTCTAGGACATAATTCATCATTCCTTCAAGGGCCAGCCTTTGCTCCTCCTCGTATAAGGGAGGCAATCTGGTGTGGCAGCACAAACGCCACAACTGAAGAAG GGAAAGAATTAAATGATCCACGGGTGCTTACTGATGTTGGTGATGTCCCTGTCCAAGAGATAAGAGATTGTGGTGTAGATGATGACAGGTTGATGAAAATTATAAGTGAGTCTGTCAAGCTAGTGATGGAAGAA GATCCATTGCGCCCATTAGTTTTAGGTGGTGACCACTCAATATCATTTCCTGTTGTAAGGGCTGTGTCTGAGAAGATTGGGGGTCCTGTAGATATTCTTCACCTGGATGCCCATCCTGACATTTATCATTCCTTTGAAGGAAACAAGTATTCACATGCATCTCCCTTTGCCCGGATCATGGAGGGTGGTTATGCTCGACGGCTTTTGCAA GTTGGTCTTCGATCCATTACAAGTGAAGGCCGTGAACAAGGCAAGAGATTCGGTGTGGAGCAATATGAAATGAGAACGTTTTCAAGAGATCGACACATTTTGGAGAACctg AAACTAGGGGAAGGCGTGAAGGGTGTATACATTTCATTAGATGTGGACTGTCTTGATCCTGCATTTGCTCCTGGGGTATCTCATATTGAGCCAGGAGGTCTTTCTTTCCGCGATGTTCTCAACATCCTCCACAACCTGCAAGCCGATGTTGTTGCCGCTGATGTGGTTGAGTTCAATCCGCAACGTGACACAGTGGATGGGATGACTGCAATGGTTGCTGCCAAGCTGGTAAGAGAACTGACTGCTAAGATGTCAAAAATGAAGAACTAG
- the LOC100243840 gene encoding uncharacterized protein LOC100243840, which produces MPLFSPKFSRSPNNPYAILFPSTLLPNIRSIPTMSLSSSSPSTLPHQQDSNEAQVLKYHNQTKHSFTNYARGPRGLDWANQPKPFRRFDSAPLVPLLHPPPPNQTPPPYSSVFLNLPPPKPISKSTISQLFFDSLAISAWKTTGFSTWSLRVNPSSGNLHPTESYIIAPAIESVSDSAFVAHYAPKEHSLEVRAEISSGFLPKFFPKGSFLIGFSSIFWREAWKYGERAFRYCNHDVGHAIAAVSMAAAELGWDVKVLDGLGYEDLKKLMGLEIFPEFEIPARPVKGKFPVIEFDHPDCVLVVFPNGVGEFNVNYRELSMAISRFSELKWKGKPNVLSREHICWDIIYRTAEAVKKPLMIEHKFSIDPFHSSRLFNESSYKNLTVSEVVRKRRSAVDMDGVHVMQRDTFYQILLHCLPSGSQNGGKQGRQLGLPFRVLSWDSEVHAVLFVHKVAGLPSGLYFLVRNEDHFDDLKKVTRSNFKWAKPEGCPDDLPLYELTRGDFQELAKRISCHQDIAGDGCFSLGMVAHFEGTLQNKSAWMYPRLFWETGVLGQVLYLEAHAVGISATGIGCYFDDAVHELLGLRGSSFQSLYHFTVGGPVLDKRIMSLPAYPGPAVDS; this is translated from the exons ATGCCACTTTTTTCTCCCAAATTTTCTCGCTCTCCAAACAACCCTTACGCCATCCTGTTCCCCTCCACTCTCCTCCCGAACATAAGATCAATTCCCACCATGTCACTTTCCTCGTCATCACCTTCAACTTTACCGCACCAACAAGATTCAAACGAAGCTCAAGTTCTGAAATACCACAACCAGACCAAACACTCCTTTACCAACTACGCTAGAGGCCCTCGGGGACTCGACTGGGCCAATCAGCCCAAACCCTTTCGCCGATTCGATTCAGCCCCACTCGTTCCTCTCCTCCACCCTCCGCCGCCTAACCAAACGCCTCCGCCTTACTCGTCCGTCTTCCTCAATCTTCCTCCTCCCAAACCCATTTCCAAGTCCACCATTTCTCAGCTCTTCTTCGATTCTCTAGCCATTTCAGCTTGGAAGACTACTGGGTTCTCCACCTGGTCGCTCCGTGTTAACCCCAGCAGCGGCAATCTCCATCCCACCGAGTCTTACATCATTGCCCCGGCTATTGAGTCGGTGTCTGACTCGGCTTTCGTGGCTCATTATGCACCGAAAGAGCATTCTTTGGAGGTCAGAGCCGAAATTTCATCCGGGTTCTTGCCCAAGTTTTTCCCCAAGGGCTCGTTTCTCATTGGATTTTCGTCGATTTTCTGGAGAGAGGCTTGGAAGTACGGGGAACGGGCGTTTCGGTATTGTAATCACGACGTGGGTCATGCCATTGCCGCGGTGTCGATGGCCGCGGCGGAGCTTGGTTGGGATGTGAAGGTTCTTGATGGTTTGGGGTATGAGGATTTGAAGAAGCTAATGGGCCTCGAAATTTTCCCGGAATTTGAAATTCCGGCACGGCCGGTGAAAGGAAAGTTTCCGGTGATTGAATTCGACCACCCGGATTGTGTGCTTGTTGTTTTTCCTAATGGGGTTGGTGAGTTTAATGTGAATTACAGAGAATTGAGCATGGCAATATCTCGATTTTCGGAACTGAAGTGGAAAGGGAAGCCTAATGTGCTTAGCAGAGAGCATATTTGTTGGGATATAATCTATAGAACCGCAGAGGCTGTGAAAAAGCCATTAATGATAGAACATAAATTCTCAATCGATCCATTTCATAGCAGTAGGCTCTTTAATGAAAGTTCCTATAAGAATTTAACAGTAAGTGAGGTTGTTAGGAAGCGGAGGAGCGCAGTTGATATGGATGGTGTTCATGTAATGCAGAGAGATACGTTTTATCAGATACTGTTACACTGTCTTCCCTCAGGTTCTCAAAATGGGGGAAAGCAAGGGAGACAATTGGGGTTACCATTTCGGGTTCTTTCTTGGGACTCTGAAGTTCATGCtgttttatttgttcataaGGTTGCAGGCCTGCCAAGTGGTTTGTATTTCTTGGTGAGGAATGAAGATCATTTTGATGATCTTAAGAAAGTGACGAGATCTAATTTCAAGTGGGCGAAACCTGAGGGTTGTCCTGATGATCTCCCTCTGTATGAACTCACTAGAGGTGATTTTCAGGAGCTGGCCAAAAGGATATCATGTCATCAG GACATTGCCGGTGATGGCTGCTTCAGCCTTGGTATGGTGGCTCATTTTGAGGGTACCTTGCAGAACAAGAGTGCATGGATGTATCCACGCTTATTTTGGGAAACTGGAGTTCTGGGTCAGGTGTTGTACCTTGAAGCACATGCTGTTGGCATATCTGCAACTGGCATTGGCTGCTACTTTGATGATGCTG TGCATGAGCTTCTTGGACTGAGAGGATCAAGTTTTCAGAGTCTATATCATTTTACTGTGGGTGGCCCGGTTCTGGACAAGCGGATAATGAGCTTACCTGCATATCCTGGCCCTGCTGTTGATTCATGA
- the LOC100248989 gene encoding ycf20-like protein, whose translation MVLGLGLSRRMVASPYHLTHASPKWVSSRYPVVGIVTCLHKTSFGLCFFRVAQLSLVNTSKRMVWSVRSSVDGNSLDPTPTNGTDGRTRLVRVIQGIQIKLSTRILELRKDLPMKILFFLVGFYCATAFATVIGQTGDWDILSAALAVFVVELIGALMYRASIHLFDKVRRLITMFNYWKAGLCLGLFLDSFKYEMNNIIGSCNPFNFEIDDFPIFL comes from the exons ATG GTTCTGGGTCTTGGTCTGTCAAGAAGAATGGTGGCATCTCCTTACCACTTAACACATGCTTCACCCAAGTGGGTCAGCTCAAGATACCCAGTTGTGGGAATTGTGACTTGCCTTCACAAAACTTCTTTTGGGTTGTGTTTCTTTCGGGTTGCCCAACTCTCTCTGGTCAACACTTCCAA GAGGATGGTCTGGTCTGTTAGGAGCAGTGTAGACGGCAACAGTTTGGATCCTACTCCCACAAATGGCACTGATGGCAGGACTCGACTAGTTAGGGTCATCCAAGGTATTCAAATCAAGTTAAGCACAAGAATTCTGGAGTTAAGGAAAGATCTTCCGATGAAAATACTGTTTTTCTTGGTTGGCTTTTATTGTGCGACTGCCTTTGCTACTGTCATTGGGCAAACAGGGGACTGGGACATTCTGTCTGCTGCATTGGCTGTGTTTGTGGTGGAGTTGATTGGGGCCCTCATGTATCGAGCTTCTATACATTTATTTGACAAGGTTAGGAGGCTGATCACTATGTTTAATTATTGGAAGGCTGGGCTATGTCTGGGTCTTTTCTTGGATTCATTTAAGTACGAAATGAATAACATCATCGGGTCATGTAACCCCTTCAATTTTGAAATAGATGACTTTCCGATATTCTTGTGA
- the LOC100250526 gene encoding protein GRAVITROPIC IN THE LIGHT 1, whose translation MLPTGVKETQLRESNSQKVHPQPMEEATNQTPEAMEALISKIFMNISSLKSAYIQLQAAHTPYEPDKIQAADKLVISELKNLSELKHFYREKNPKPICVSPQDSRLAAEIQEQQNLLKTYEVMVKKFQSEIQNKDSEILQLQQQIQEANQKRVKLEKNLKLRGLSTKESEGSVEENGFFPVDLTPDLFISVVEAAFKAIHDFSKPLINMMKAAGWDLDAAANSIEPNVVYAKRAHKKYAFESHICQRMFSGFQHESFSIKSDNLTVTKESFFHQFLALREMDPLDTLGQNPDSIFGKFCRSKYLVVVHPKMDASFFGNLDQRNYVMGGGHPRTPFYQAFLKLAKSIWLLHRLAYSFDPNVKVFQVKRGSEFSEVYMESVVKNLVMDESDEKPKVGLMVMPGFWIGGSVIQCRVYLSGMRVAE comes from the coding sequence ATGCTACCCACTGGAGTGAAAGAAACTCAACTCCGTGAGAGCAACAGCCAGAAGGTTCACCCCCAACCCATGGAAGAGGCCACTAATCAGACTCCAGAAGCAATGGAAGCCCTGATATCCAAGATTTTTATGAACATCTCCTCCCTAAAGTCAGCTTATATTCAGCTCCAAGCTGCTCATACTCCTTATGAACCTGATAAAATCCAAGCTGCTGATAAACTTGTGATTTCAGAACTGAAGAACCTTTCTGAACTCAAGCATTTTTACAGGGAGAAAAACCCCAAACCTATATGTGTTTCCCCTCAAGACTCTCGCTTAGCTGCAGAGATCCAAGAACAACAGAACCTGTTGAAAACCTATGAGGTCATGGTGAAGAAATTCCAATCTGAAATTCAGAATAAAGATTCTGAAATTCTTCAGTTGCAGCAGCAGATCCAGGAAGCTAACCAGAAGCGAGTGAAATTGGAGAAGAATCTGAAGCTGAGGGGATTGTCAACCAAAGAATCAGAAGGCTCTGTGGAAGAAAATGGATTCTTCCCAGTGGATTTAACCCCTGATCTGTTCATTTCGGTTGTAGAAGCTGCTTTTAAAGCAATTCATGATTTTTCTAAGCCATTGATCAACATGATGAAAGCAGCTGGATGGGACCTTGATGCTGCTGCAAATTCCATTGAACCTAATGTTGTTTATGCAAAGAGAGCTCACAAGAAATATGCATTTGAATCCCATATATGCCAGAGAATGTTCAGTGGTTTTCAGCATGAAAGCTTCTCCATCAAATCAGACAATCTTACTGTCACTAAAGAGAGTTTCTTCCACCAATTTCTTGCCTTGAGGGAAATGGATCCACTAGACACTCTGGGCCAAAACCCAGATTccatttttgggaaattttgcAGAAGCAAGTACCTTGTAGTCGTTCACCCGAAGATGGACGCTTCATTCTTTGGGAACTTAGATCAGCGGAACTATGTAATGGGAGGTGGGCATCCAAGGACACCCTTCTACCAGGCTTTTCTGAAACTAGCCAAGTCTATCTGGCTTTTGCACCGGTTGGCTTATAGTTTCGATCCTAATGTTAAGGTCTTTCAGGTGAAGAGGGGGAGTGAATTCTCAGAGGTCTATATGGAAAGCGTAGTGAAAAATTTGGTTATGgatgaaagtgatgaaaagCCTAAGGTGGGGCTAATGGTTATGCCTGGCTTTTGGATTGGTGGCAGTGTGATTCAGTGTCGAGTCTACCTCTCTGGCATGAGGGTTGCGGAGTGA
- the LOC100254094 gene encoding 21 kDa protein has protein sequence MAKLTLSFLLLLLFVFSVLGSVEPASVQHARKSRARTFIEASCRSTRYPSLCVKCLSGYANKTQQSPFQLAQVALSVSLAKTRHTRAYVMEVASNFKDVEGRTHQDISDCLDQINDGVDRLAQSIIELRRMNQEGGDSDFTWRMSNIETWVSAALTDATTCVDGFSGRDMGKLKATIKGKVLNVAQVTSNALALVNRFAARHRATNKP, from the coding sequence ATGGCAAAACTTACTCTTTCCTTTCTACTTCTCCTTCTGTTCGTTTTCTCTGTTCTTGGATCGGTTGAGCCGGCTTCTGTTCAGCATGCTCGGAAATCCCGAGCAAGGACCTTTATTGAGGCCTCATGCCGGTCCACCCGGTATCCGTCCCTCTGTGTTAAGTGCCTGTCCGGCTACGCCAACAAGACCCAACAGAGTCCATTCCAATTAGCCCAGGTTGCATTATCTGTAAGCCTAGCCAAGACCAGGCACACAAGAGCATACGTAATGGAGGTGGCTAGCAACTTTAAGGACGTCGAGGGTAGGACTCACCAAGACATTAGCGACTGTTTAGATCAAATAAACGACGGTGTTGATCGTCTTGCCCAGTCCATTATAGAGCTCCGACGCATGAACCAAGAAGGGGGTGACAGTGACTTCACGTGGCGCATGAGCAACATCGAGACTTGGGTGAGCGCAGCGCTAACCGATGCTACCACATGTGTTGATGGGTTTTCAGGGCGTGACATGGGGAAGCTGAAGGCCACAATTAAGGGAAAGGTGCTGAATGTGGCACAAGTCACCAGCAACGCGTTGGCCTTGGTTAACCGCTTTGCTGCTAGGCACCGTGCCACTAACAAGCCATGA